The proteins below come from a single Oxyura jamaicensis isolate SHBP4307 breed ruddy duck chromosome 1, BPBGC_Ojam_1.0, whole genome shotgun sequence genomic window:
- the TSKU gene encoding tsukushin isoform X2, producing MQFTAWFNLLLLLPCFGTTKTCFPGCHCEVESFGLFDSFSLTKVDCSGIGSHIVPVPIPLDTSYLDLSSNKLETINESMLTGPGYTTLVSLDLSYNKIAKISSTTFSRLRYLESLDLSHNSLEVLPEDCFSSSPLGDIDLSNNKLLDIAMDILSSKGQGKPLNVDLSNNMLSTITRQHEKSIPNIQNLNLSGNRLTSVPNLQGIPLRYLNLDGNPLVKIEKGDFVGLTDLIHLSLSGLRGFRELSPYGFKELPALQVLDLSSNPDLRSLTADVIFGLNSLQELNLSGTGTSSLPKTVLKYLPSIKSITLGKNVQCLKTIKEGQYHRQIGPTKKEVLSCHDSHGAVAAAPYVL from the coding sequence ATGCAGTTCACAGCCTGGTTCaacctgctgcttctccttccctgttTTGGTACCACCAAAACCTGCTTCCCCGGGTGCCACTGTGAAGTGGAAAGCTTTGGCCTCTTCGACAGCTTTAGCCTGACCAAAGTGGATTGCAGCGGCATAGGCTCACACATTGTTCCCGTCCCAATCCCTCTGGATACCTCCTACTTGGATCTGTCTTCAAACAAACTGGAAACAATCAATGAATCGATGCTTACCGGCCCCGGATACACCACCCTGGTGAGCCTTGACCTGAGCTACAATAAAATCGCCAAGATTTCCTCCACAACCTTCTCCAGGCTTCGCTACCTGGAGTCTTTGGATCTGAGTCACAACTCCCTGGAAGTCCTTCCGGAGGACTGTTTCTCCAGTTCTCCCCTGGGTGACATAGATTTGAGCAATAACAAGCTTTTGGATATAGCAATGGACATTTTATCCTCCAAAGGTCAAGGAAAACCCCTGAATGTGGATCTATCCAACAATATGCTCAGCACAATTACCAGGCAACACGAGAAGAGCATCCCCAACATCCAGAACTTAAATCTTTCTGGAAACAGGCTAACGTCTGTGCCCAACCTCCAGGGCATTCCCCTCCGATACTTAAATCTTGATGGGAACCCTCTAGTCAAGATTGAGAAAGGAGACTTCGTGGGGCTGACAGATTTGATTCATTTATCCCTCAGCGGCCTGCGTGGCTTCAGAGAGTTATCTCCGTATGGTTTCAAGGAATTGCCAGCCCTCCAAGTTTTGGATTTATCCAGCAATCCCGATTTGAGGTCACTGACTGCCGACGTTATCTTTGGCTTGAACTCCTTACAGGAGCTCAACCTCTCTGGGACAGGCACGTCATCCTTGCCAAAGACTGTGCTGAAATACCTGCCCTCCATCAAAAGCATCACCCTGGGGAAGAACGTACAGTGTCTTAAGACCATCAAAGAAGGACAATACCACCGACAAATTGGGCCGACCAAAAAAGAGGTCCTCAGCTGCCACGACAGCCATGGGGCCGTAGCAGCAGCGCCTTACGTTTTGTga
- the TSKU gene encoding tsukushin isoform X1, whose translation MGASPSPGEATGHERPRDTGGACSHVVYKRGPELSHHQSPLPEATGAREEEASRALPALQPACATPARDGAGKRRSTMQFTAWFNLLLLLPCFGTTKTCFPGCHCEVESFGLFDSFSLTKVDCSGIGSHIVPVPIPLDTSYLDLSSNKLETINESMLTGPGYTTLVSLDLSYNKIAKISSTTFSRLRYLESLDLSHNSLEVLPEDCFSSSPLGDIDLSNNKLLDIAMDILSSKGQGKPLNVDLSNNMLSTITRQHEKSIPNIQNLNLSGNRLTSVPNLQGIPLRYLNLDGNPLVKIEKGDFVGLTDLIHLSLSGLRGFRELSPYGFKELPALQVLDLSSNPDLRSLTADVIFGLNSLQELNLSGTGTSSLPKTVLKYLPSIKSITLGKNVQCLKTIKEGQYHRQIGPTKKEVLSCHDSHGAVAAAPYVL comes from the exons atgggagccagccccagccccggagAGGCCACGGGACACGAGAGGCCAAGGGACACGGGAGGTGCTTGCTCACACGTGGTTTATAAACGAGGCCCCGAGCTCAGCCATCACCAGTCTCCGCTCCCGGAGGCAACTGGTGCGCGGG AGGAAGAAGCATCCCgtgctctcccagccctgcagccagcctgtgCCACCCCGGCGCGAGACGGAGCTGGGAAAAGGAG gtCAACAATGCAGTTCACAGCCTGGTTCaacctgctgcttctccttccctgttTTGGTACCACCAAAACCTGCTTCCCCGGGTGCCACTGTGAAGTGGAAAGCTTTGGCCTCTTCGACAGCTTTAGCCTGACCAAAGTGGATTGCAGCGGCATAGGCTCACACATTGTTCCCGTCCCAATCCCTCTGGATACCTCCTACTTGGATCTGTCTTCAAACAAACTGGAAACAATCAATGAATCGATGCTTACCGGCCCCGGATACACCACCCTGGTGAGCCTTGACCTGAGCTACAATAAAATCGCCAAGATTTCCTCCACAACCTTCTCCAGGCTTCGCTACCTGGAGTCTTTGGATCTGAGTCACAACTCCCTGGAAGTCCTTCCGGAGGACTGTTTCTCCAGTTCTCCCCTGGGTGACATAGATTTGAGCAATAACAAGCTTTTGGATATAGCAATGGACATTTTATCCTCCAAAGGTCAAGGAAAACCCCTGAATGTGGATCTATCCAACAATATGCTCAGCACAATTACCAGGCAACACGAGAAGAGCATCCCCAACATCCAGAACTTAAATCTTTCTGGAAACAGGCTAACGTCTGTGCCCAACCTCCAGGGCATTCCCCTCCGATACTTAAATCTTGATGGGAACCCTCTAGTCAAGATTGAGAAAGGAGACTTCGTGGGGCTGACAGATTTGATTCATTTATCCCTCAGCGGCCTGCGTGGCTTCAGAGAGTTATCTCCGTATGGTTTCAAGGAATTGCCAGCCCTCCAAGTTTTGGATTTATCCAGCAATCCCGATTTGAGGTCACTGACTGCCGACGTTATCTTTGGCTTGAACTCCTTACAGGAGCTCAACCTCTCTGGGACAGGCACGTCATCCTTGCCAAAGACTGTGCTGAAATACCTGCCCTCCATCAAAAGCATCACCCTGGGGAAGAACGTACAGTGTCTTAAGACCATCAAAGAAGGACAATACCACCGACAAATTGGGCCGACCAAAAAAGAGGTCCTCAGCTGCCACGACAGCCATGGGGCCGTAGCAGCAGCGCCTTACGTTTTGTga